One part of the Mariniblastus fucicola genome encodes these proteins:
- a CDS encoding DegT/DnrJ/EryC1/StrS family aminotransferase, producing the protein MKIPGTRQTIEEDDVQAIADAMRESLLTTGPQVEEFENAFAKAVGTRFAVAVSSGTAALHAAVHACGINHESSSSAEVIVPAISFVATSNVALYQNARPVFADVESDTLRIDAEDVERKVTSRTKAIVAMDYGGQPCDYAALRAIADRHRLMLIADTCHSLGGSLGARPVGSLADCSCFSLHPAKQITCGEGGMVTTDDQDLAMEMRAFRNHGIGSNHRQRQKQATHRYTMEALGYNYRLTDIQSALGLSQLKKLAKFTRRRNEVAAVYDDLLQGCEFLQPLKTVPGVQHARHLYVVKWNAEASGISRDEAFRALRDRGIGVNVHYQPIYQQPYYQGLISREEIATPDCPIADEAYQSILSLPVFPTMSLQEIGYVVESLHAVAAGTELLRRAA; encoded by the coding sequence GTGAAAATTCCAGGCACCCGACAAACGATCGAAGAGGACGACGTCCAGGCGATCGCAGATGCAATGCGAGAAAGTCTGCTGACGACCGGACCTCAAGTCGAAGAATTCGAGAATGCGTTTGCAAAAGCCGTCGGCACTCGATTCGCAGTCGCCGTCAGTTCAGGAACCGCAGCACTGCACGCTGCCGTCCACGCTTGCGGCATCAATCACGAGAGTTCTTCCAGCGCCGAAGTGATTGTTCCGGCGATCAGCTTTGTCGCGACATCGAACGTGGCGCTCTATCAGAACGCCCGACCCGTGTTCGCGGACGTCGAATCAGATACGCTTCGAATCGACGCGGAAGACGTGGAGCGAAAGGTGACCTCTCGAACCAAAGCCATCGTTGCAATGGACTACGGCGGGCAGCCTTGCGACTACGCCGCGCTTCGGGCAATCGCAGATCGACATCGCCTGATGCTGATCGCCGACACCTGTCATTCGCTCGGCGGAAGCCTTGGTGCTCGCCCGGTCGGTTCCCTCGCCGATTGTTCCTGCTTCAGCCTGCATCCCGCCAAACAGATCACTTGCGGTGAAGGCGGGATGGTCACGACTGACGATCAGGATCTGGCTATGGAAATGCGAGCGTTTCGCAACCATGGAATTGGATCCAATCATCGCCAGCGTCAAAAACAGGCGACGCATCGATACACCATGGAAGCCCTCGGCTACAACTATCGGCTGACCGATATTCAATCCGCTCTGGGCCTTTCGCAGCTGAAAAAGCTGGCGAAATTCACTCGCCGCCGCAACGAAGTGGCTGCCGTCTATGACGACTTGCTGCAGGGGTGCGAATTTCTGCAGCCGCTCAAGACGGTTCCAGGCGTTCAACATGCCCGGCATCTTTATGTTGTGAAATGGAACGCCGAAGCATCCGGAATCTCTCGCGACGAAGCGTTTCGAGCGCTGCGTGATCGCGGGATCGGCGTCAACGTTCACTACCAACCGATCTACCAGCAGCCGTACTATCAAGGCCTGATTTCACGGGAAGAGATCGCGACGCCGGATTGCCCGATTGCTGACGAAGCCTATCAGTCAATCCTTTCGCTGCCGGTTTTCCCAACCATGTCGCTGCAAGAGATCGGCTACGTTGTTGAAAGCCTACACGCGGTTGCGGCTGGAACAGAATTGCTACGGAGAGCTGCGTGA
- a CDS encoding KpsF/GutQ family sugar-phosphate isomerase encodes MASAATKQNTISFERIQYASQVIAQQTEAVDRLGKQLPAEFDLAIELMLGCRGSVIVTGMGKAGWIGQKVCASLASTGTRSHFLHPAEAIHGDLGRIGPEDLVLAFSNSGETSEVVTLLPSIKKFSVPLIAVTANRNSTLSKQADLVLDYGKTCESGHLGLAPSTTTTLMLVLGDAIALTLSHERKFQPQDFARFHPGGSLGRRLSLVEEIMRPIEQCRVAVEDETVRSIYIRSKSESRRSGAVMVVARESGKLAGVFTDSDLARLLEREQDSQFDQSIAEVMTHGPVTVTRGTRLEVAIETLACRNISELPVVDSGGVPIGLIDITDVVSL; translated from the coding sequence ATGGCGAGTGCTGCAACGAAACAGAACACAATTTCATTTGAGCGCATTCAGTATGCGTCCCAAGTCATCGCGCAACAAACCGAAGCCGTCGATCGATTGGGGAAGCAGTTGCCGGCCGAGTTTGATCTGGCGATTGAGCTAATGCTTGGCTGTCGCGGCAGCGTGATCGTGACGGGAATGGGCAAGGCCGGTTGGATCGGACAGAAAGTTTGCGCATCGCTGGCTTCCACCGGAACGCGCAGCCATTTCCTGCATCCAGCAGAAGCCATCCACGGGGACCTTGGAAGAATTGGGCCCGAAGATTTGGTTCTCGCCTTTTCCAACAGCGGCGAAACTTCCGAAGTCGTCACATTGCTTCCCTCAATAAAAAAGTTCAGCGTTCCGTTGATCGCCGTGACAGCGAACCGGAACTCGACTCTGTCAAAACAGGCAGATCTGGTGCTCGATTACGGCAAAACTTGCGAATCCGGACACCTCGGTCTGGCTCCATCGACAACCACGACGTTGATGTTGGTGCTTGGCGACGCGATCGCGCTGACGTTGTCGCATGAACGAAAGTTCCAGCCTCAGGATTTCGCCAGGTTCCATCCCGGCGGATCGCTGGGCCGTCGACTTTCTCTGGTCGAAGAGATCATGCGTCCAATCGAACAGTGCCGTGTTGCTGTCGAAGACGAAACGGTGCGTTCAATTTACATTCGCAGCAAAAGCGAGTCCCGTCGCAGCGGTGCTGTGATGGTGGTGGCGAGAGAGTCCGGAAAACTCGCTGGAGTTTTCACCGACAGCGATCTTGCAAGGCTGTTGGAACGAGAGCAGGATTCGCAGTTCGATCAGTCGATCGCCGAAGTCATGACACACGGCCCGGTAACGGTCACACGAGGCACTCGACTGGAAGTCGCGATTGAAACTCTCGCCTGCCGGAACATCAGCGAACTGCCGGTTGTCGATTCTGGCGGTGTGCCAATCGGACTGATCGACATTACAGACGTTGTCAGTCTTTAA
- a CDS encoding TylF/MycF/NovP-related O-methyltransferase gives MNILTRPFRKPKKSHVEVPFIDQLANRFPDSTVAQREIIDSVTPYTMTSPERILALCEAVDHVCKNEIAGDIVECGVWKGGSMAAVAHSLVSRSQDHRTLWMYDTYDGMSEPTDNDVDLRGHSAERLLADADYANSESKDSIWCRCSLNQVKQTLIETGYPESMLRFVKGKVEDTLPLESPEQIAILRLDTDWYESTRCELEILFPKLVPGGVLIIDDYGHWQGCRKAVDEYFESQNVKMFLHRVDYTGRLGIKLG, from the coding sequence GTGAACATTCTCACTCGTCCGTTTCGAAAACCCAAGAAAAGCCACGTTGAAGTTCCGTTCATCGATCAGCTAGCGAATCGCTTTCCCGATTCGACCGTTGCTCAACGTGAAATCATCGATTCGGTCACGCCGTACACGATGACTTCGCCGGAACGAATCCTCGCGCTTTGCGAAGCCGTCGATCACGTTTGCAAAAATGAAATTGCTGGCGACATCGTGGAGTGCGGCGTTTGGAAAGGCGGCAGCATGGCGGCGGTTGCCCACTCGCTGGTCTCACGCTCTCAGGATCACCGAACACTTTGGATGTACGACACGTACGACGGAATGTCCGAACCGACTGACAACGATGTGGATCTGCGGGGGCATTCGGCAGAGCGACTGCTGGCTGATGCAGACTATGCAAACTCAGAATCAAAAGACAGTATCTGGTGCCGCTGCAGCCTGAATCAGGTCAAGCAAACGCTGATCGAAACGGGCTATCCGGAGTCAATGTTACGATTCGTCAAAGGCAAAGTCGAAGACACGTTGCCGCTGGAATCTCCTGAACAGATCGCGATTCTGCGGCTGGATACGGACTGGTACGAGTCAACTCGATGCGAACTTGAAATCCTGTTTCCCAAGCTCGTTCCTGGCGGAGTCCTGATCATCGATGATTACGGACATTGGCAAGGATGTCGCAAAGCAGTCGACGAGTACTTCGAATCACAAAACGTAAAAATGTTTCTCCATCGAGTCGACTACACCGGTCGGCTGGGTATCAAACTGGGCTAA
- a CDS encoding ABC transporter ATP-binding protein — protein sequence MINLRRALWMTLKYKWSLIGSFVCCLLVAILWGANLGAVYPFVEIVMQKKTLVEWVDERSRESDTRIAEKQQQIADLESQIAAEKAAAAPDSVASLKTKITLANAELDGEVTRKWWTETLAPWIRSYAPKSAFATLGWLMGFMFLGTVMRGLFLMGNMVLVARVGQRTVLDMQNDVFRNVLDMEVSELGVRGTGDLVSRIRGETGAIGQAISILFGKTIREPMKMAVCLGGAAWFNWRLLLFSMLICPLAGYLMMRLARMTKRANKKAVEESANLLNRLYQALTYLRVVKAFTNEPNERTRFKTVARDVYKKGMRIAFYNSLSRINSELLGVGMITLSVLAGGYLVINETCFLGPIRLSSTVMDYGTLLTFFGFLIGVADPLRKMADVYNTIQGGVVAADRVFPLIDQTPAVASPASPTAVPTGELDIEIRDVRFSYDESNEVLKGVNVSIPAGTSLAIIGPNGCGKSTMINLIPRFFDVGGGKIEIGGHDIRDFDVRSLRQKIGYVTQMTMLFNDTIAENIAYGNESATIEQVRDAAIQAHADGFIEALDNGYDSQIGEHGGKLSGGQRQRLSLARAILKDPEILILDEATSQIDPESEQLIHETLAEFIKGRTTVMITHRLSTLDLVDRILLMDGGEVVDCGTHNELLARCPVYQRMQNFGLDEVA from the coding sequence ATGATAAATCTCCGCCGCGCGCTATGGATGACGCTCAAGTACAAATGGTCCCTGATCGGATCGTTTGTGTGCTGCCTATTGGTCGCGATTCTCTGGGGCGCAAACCTGGGCGCCGTCTATCCTTTCGTCGAAATCGTGATGCAGAAAAAGACGCTCGTCGAGTGGGTCGATGAACGTTCCAGGGAATCCGATACCCGGATTGCCGAAAAGCAGCAGCAGATAGCTGACCTCGAATCGCAGATTGCAGCAGAAAAAGCAGCGGCGGCCCCGGACTCAGTTGCTTCACTGAAAACCAAAATCACTTTGGCGAACGCCGAACTGGATGGTGAAGTCACGCGGAAATGGTGGACCGAAACGTTGGCGCCGTGGATCAGAAGCTATGCGCCAAAATCAGCTTTCGCAACGCTCGGCTGGTTGATGGGATTCATGTTCCTGGGCACCGTGATGCGTGGTTTGTTCCTGATGGGCAACATGGTTTTGGTTGCTCGAGTCGGACAGCGAACTGTTCTGGACATGCAGAACGATGTCTTTCGAAACGTGCTGGACATGGAAGTCTCCGAATTGGGCGTGCGCGGAACGGGTGACCTTGTCAGTCGAATTCGAGGCGAAACAGGAGCCATCGGTCAGGCGATTTCGATCCTGTTCGGCAAAACGATTCGTGAACCGATGAAGATGGCCGTTTGTCTTGGTGGAGCTGCCTGGTTCAACTGGCGTTTGCTGTTGTTCTCGATGTTGATCTGCCCGCTGGCCGGCTATTTGATGATGCGTTTGGCAAGAATGACCAAGCGTGCGAACAAGAAAGCAGTCGAAGAGTCTGCCAATCTTCTGAACCGTTTGTATCAGGCGTTGACTTATCTGCGGGTCGTTAAAGCGTTCACCAATGAGCCCAACGAACGAACTCGTTTCAAGACCGTGGCTCGCGACGTTTACAAAAAAGGCATGCGGATCGCGTTTTACAATTCGCTCTCACGCATCAACAGCGAACTGCTCGGCGTCGGCATGATCACGCTCAGCGTTCTGGCCGGCGGCTATCTGGTCATCAACGAGACATGCTTCCTTGGACCAATTCGACTCAGTTCAACGGTGATGGACTACGGAACGTTGCTGACGTTCTTCGGTTTCCTGATCGGTGTTGCCGATCCGCTGCGAAAAATGGCTGACGTCTACAACACGATTCAGGGCGGAGTCGTTGCTGCCGATCGCGTGTTCCCGTTGATTGATCAGACTCCTGCAGTTGCGTCTCCTGCCAGCCCAACGGCTGTTCCGACTGGTGAGCTTGACATCGAAATTCGTGACGTTCGTTTCAGCTACGATGAAAGCAACGAGGTTCTCAAGGGAGTCAACGTTTCGATTCCGGCCGGTACATCGTTGGCGATCATTGGTCCCAACGGTTGCGGCAAGAGCACGATGATCAATCTCATCCCACGTTTCTTTGACGTGGGCGGCGGTAAGATTGAAATCGGCGGCCACGACATTCGCGACTTCGACGTGCGATCACTGCGTCAGAAAATTGGCTACGTGACGCAGATGACAATGTTGTTCAACGACACGATTGCGGAAAACATCGCTTATGGAAACGAGTCCGCGACGATCGAGCAGGTTCGCGATGCGGCGATTCAGGCGCACGCCGATGGTTTTATCGAAGCCCTAGACAACGGATACGATTCTCAAATCGGAGAACATGGCGGAAAGCTTTCTGGCGGGCAGCGTCAAAGGCTGTCTCTGGCCCGTGCGATCCTGAAGGACCCGGAAATCCTGATTCTGGATGAAGCGACCAGTCAAATCGATCCGGAAAGTGAACAGCTGATCCACGAGACTCTGGCGGAGTTCATCAAAGGGCGGACGACGGTCATGATCACTCATCGACTTTCCACTTTGGACCTGGTCGATCGAATCCTGTTGATGGACGGCGGCGAGGTGGTGGATTGCGGAACTCACAACGAGTTGCTGGCTCGTTGCCCGGTCTATCAGCGGATGCAGAACTTTGGTTTGGATGAGGTTGCCTGA
- a CDS encoding cytidylyltransferase domain-containing protein, translating to MRTAAVIQARMGSERLPGKVLQDISGKPMIDRVVERVARCKSLDGVIVATSTNTADDVLASHCRDLGVPVVRGSENDVLSRYALAAEKYHCETIVRITSDCPLVDPEIIDQVVTEVTENPGVQYACNFFPQRLFPRGLDAEALTVRALQQINQQATDPRHREHVTLMIYENASRFNIASVSNRLDHSHLRWTVDTEADLMLVRKIYEHFAEQAVESFGYAETMRALTQNWHWCQINREVLQKAA from the coding sequence ATGAGGACTGCTGCCGTCATCCAGGCCCGCATGGGAAGCGAACGACTTCCCGGGAAAGTCCTGCAGGATATATCGGGAAAGCCGATGATCGATCGCGTCGTGGAACGGGTCGCTCGTTGCAAATCACTTGACGGAGTGATCGTGGCGACGTCGACCAACACTGCCGATGACGTCCTTGCCAGTCATTGTCGTGATCTGGGAGTTCCGGTCGTTCGCGGAAGCGAGAACGATGTGCTTTCTCGTTATGCGTTGGCTGCAGAAAAGTATCACTGCGAGACGATCGTTCGAATCACTTCGGACTGCCCGCTTGTCGACCCTGAAATTATTGATCAGGTTGTCACCGAAGTCACCGAAAACCCAGGCGTTCAATACGCCTGCAACTTTTTCCCGCAACGACTGTTTCCACGCGGGCTGGATGCCGAAGCATTGACTGTGCGGGCGTTGCAACAGATCAACCAACAGGCGACCGATCCGCGGCATCGCGAACATGTGACGCTGATGATTTATGAGAATGCGTCGCGCTTCAATATTGCTTCTGTTTCGAATCGTCTGGACCATTCCCATTTGCGTTGGACCGTCGATACCGAAGCGGACTTGATGCTGGTGCGAAAAATCTACGAACATTTTGCCGAACAGGCTGTCGAGTCGTTCGGCTATGCGGAAACCATGCGGGCGTTAACCCAAAACTGGCACTGGTGCCAAATTAACCGGGAAGTTCTCCAAAAGGCAGCTTGA
- a CDS encoding class I SAM-dependent methyltransferase, giving the protein MNHDPKNSNPPRLLNVGCGRRFHQAWINIDLESYDPAVVQHDITKGLPYEDDQFDAVYHSHVLEHLDPGDGEKLLDECYRVLRPGGVLRIVVPNLEQIATLYLNYHRQAWAGETGAAINYKWMKLELLDQLVRSHSGGSMGQYMAGDEIKNSGFVRARVGDEFSRCQDMGHGRDDNTTRVLTFTEKATARIEKAKFGLTRWIIRRLLGKDALRSFDEGLFRNQGEIHRWMYDRYSLKTLCQARGFTDFKVQSAIDSSIDDYESFELDSENGNVRKPDSLFVECRKLNAMDAQKAA; this is encoded by the coding sequence TTGAACCACGATCCGAAAAATTCGAATCCTCCCCGTTTGTTGAATGTCGGTTGCGGCCGCCGTTTCCATCAAGCGTGGATCAATATTGATCTGGAATCTTACGATCCGGCAGTCGTTCAACACGACATCACCAAAGGCCTGCCGTACGAAGATGACCAATTCGATGCGGTATACCATTCGCACGTTCTGGAACACCTGGATCCTGGCGATGGCGAAAAACTGTTGGACGAATGTTATCGGGTGCTTCGTCCCGGCGGCGTGCTGCGAATTGTGGTGCCGAATCTGGAACAGATTGCGACCTTGTACCTGAACTACCATCGTCAGGCCTGGGCCGGCGAAACGGGCGCTGCAATCAATTACAAATGGATGAAGCTGGAATTGCTCGACCAATTGGTTCGCAGTCATTCGGGCGGTTCCATGGGCCAGTATATGGCCGGCGATGAGATCAAGAACTCGGGTTTCGTTCGCGCCCGAGTCGGTGACGAATTTTCACGCTGTCAGGACATGGGGCACGGCAGAGACGACAATACGACTCGCGTGTTAACGTTTACCGAAAAAGCCACCGCTCGAATTGAGAAAGCAAAGTTTGGTTTGACTCGCTGGATCATTCGTCGACTGCTCGGCAAAGACGCTTTGCGCTCATTCGACGAAGGGCTGTTTCGCAACCAGGGCGAGATTCATCGTTGGATGTACGATCGATACTCGCTCAAAACACTGTGTCAGGCTCGAGGATTCACAGACTTTAAGGTTCAATCGGCGATCGACAGCAGCATTGACGACTACGAGTCTTTCGAGCTGGATTCTGAGAACGGGAACGTCAGAAAGCCTGACTCTCTGTTTGTTGAATGTCGCAAGCTGAACGCCATGGACGCGCAAAAAGCGGCCTGA
- a CDS encoding capsular polysaccharide export protein, LipB/KpsS family, whose amino-acid sequence MKIAIISPYRTVAPHFEAELEIAQQHLDAGDEVVFLSCEGQLANCDFNVDRDPSICANCRGRREHGMELLDRNCATYQIDASNFIAIPQFESMQHLMDWKVENFDVGYAALSSLVSVVRDPEPDLEKHAALLNRFIESALATWQQTLEFIKQHRPDRIYVYNGRFAAMRAIFRASQKLGVACFLHERGCDLNHYDLLENHLPHDLVGIENVIRQLWDRADSDKRGAVGASWFEDRISKVERSWKSFTKEQQAGLLPENLEPAARNISIFCSSDDEFVAIGDAWKNELYPNQVEAIAAIAESMLQSAPETRLFLRVHPNLKDVDNARKRSMMALDYSNLTVIAPEASIDTYALLKASDQTVTFGSSVGMEAVFWDRPSVLLGPCLYQNLGGPIRSHSHQQTIELLCSDLQPASDKTGALMYGNWFQSRGIRYQYFEAKDLFEGTFKGQVVHDREAARAESRKYRGLMSLFR is encoded by the coding sequence ATGAAGATCGCTATCATCTCGCCCTATCGCACCGTCGCGCCGCACTTCGAAGCAGAACTTGAGATTGCTCAGCAGCATCTCGACGCCGGAGACGAAGTCGTCTTTCTCAGTTGCGAAGGACAGCTCGCGAACTGCGACTTCAACGTCGATCGCGACCCATCAATCTGTGCGAACTGTCGGGGGCGGCGCGAGCATGGAATGGAGTTGCTGGATCGCAACTGTGCCACGTATCAGATTGACGCATCGAACTTCATCGCCATTCCGCAGTTCGAATCGATGCAGCATCTGATGGACTGGAAAGTTGAAAACTTCGACGTCGGCTATGCCGCGCTCTCGTCACTGGTGTCGGTTGTGCGCGACCCGGAGCCCGATCTTGAGAAACATGCTGCGTTGTTGAATCGGTTTATTGAATCAGCCCTTGCGACGTGGCAGCAAACGTTGGAATTTATCAAGCAGCATCGGCCTGACCGCATCTACGTGTACAACGGTCGATTTGCCGCGATGCGAGCCATTTTCCGGGCTTCACAGAAGTTGGGCGTCGCCTGTTTTCTGCATGAACGCGGGTGTGACCTGAACCACTACGACTTGCTGGAAAACCATCTTCCGCACGATCTTGTCGGAATCGAAAACGTCATTCGTCAGCTTTGGGATCGAGCTGATTCTGACAAACGCGGCGCAGTTGGGGCGTCGTGGTTTGAAGACAGGATCTCCAAAGTCGAACGAAGTTGGAAATCTTTTACGAAAGAACAGCAAGCCGGTTTACTGCCGGAAAACCTCGAGCCTGCGGCGCGAAACATTTCGATCTTCTGTTCCTCCGACGACGAGTTCGTGGCCATCGGAGACGCCTGGAAGAACGAGCTCTATCCGAATCAGGTCGAAGCCATCGCTGCGATTGCTGAATCGATGCTTCAGTCCGCTCCGGAGACAAGGCTGTTTCTGCGAGTCCACCCAAACCTCAAGGACGTCGACAATGCGCGGAAACGCAGCATGATGGCGTTGGACTATTCGAACCTGACGGTGATCGCGCCGGAGGCTTCCATCGACACGTACGCGTTGCTCAAAGCCAGCGATCAGACGGTGACGTTTGGCTCCAGCGTCGGAATGGAAGCCGTGTTTTGGGACAGGCCTTCGGTTCTATTGGGGCCGTGCCTGTACCAGAATCTTGGCGGGCCAATTCGGTCTCATTCTCACCAGCAAACGATTGAATTGCTCTGCAGCGACCTTCAACCTGCCAGTGACAAAACGGGCGCGTTGATGTACGGAAACTGGTTTCAGTCTCGCGGAATTCGATATCAGTATTTCGAAGCCAAAGATCTTTTTGAGGGAACGTTCAAGGGACAGGTCGTGCACGATCGCGAAGCTGCCAGGGCGGAGTCGAGAAAATACCGCGGGTTAATGTCGCTTTTTCGCTAA
- the pseG gene encoding UDP-2,4-diacetamido-2,4,6-trideoxy-beta-L-altropyranose hydrolase, with translation MSRTLTPTRTELMNVVIRADAGPAIGTGHVMRMMALGEACCKLGAGVTMLCGQIPAGLVQRLIRCGIDVHQLKSPTCDQNDAAETMAFARQQSADWIVLDGYGFCSQYQHAMSKSEAVLMMMDDGEIADRNSVDVVLNQNAYAAAELGDKGMLAGCEFTLLRSEFLSASASEPKSIRQTARRILVTLGGCDDANWTMRVLKAMSFGGSQKLIVDVVVGAGYRHFQSLMDLKKVLPFTIRIHRNVDRMVDVMRRVDFAITAGGSTCYELARCGVPSLAIPVADNQIPIVEALEKYGTLTAFDPDGEDQECSSRLTRMIRDLSLDAVTRDRMSQAGRTLVDGKGAFRIARQMANWGLKLREAEMSDAEVLLAWRNDPEVRSVSFNSDRMSLETFRIWLQKKMENQQTRRWIAETRNGLPIGQVCLEFENPQQAVIELTLDHTRRGKGLGRTIIERACKLGFEENPLMDSVVARICPGNVASERAFRSVGFVQTQPTMINKKLAFQFVLWRDAANRQRRAVA, from the coding sequence ATGAGCAGGACTCTGACTCCGACCCGAACAGAGTTAATGAATGTGGTCATCCGGGCCGACGCTGGCCCCGCGATTGGAACTGGCCACGTAATGCGGATGATGGCATTGGGCGAAGCTTGTTGTAAGCTCGGCGCTGGCGTAACAATGCTCTGCGGCCAAATCCCGGCCGGCCTCGTGCAGCGGCTGATTCGCTGCGGCATCGACGTGCATCAACTCAAAAGTCCGACTTGTGATCAGAACGACGCGGCGGAAACAATGGCTTTCGCCCGACAGCAGTCTGCGGACTGGATCGTGCTCGACGGATACGGATTTTGCAGTCAGTATCAGCACGCAATGTCAAAATCGGAAGCGGTTCTGATGATGATGGACGATGGTGAGATTGCCGACCGGAACTCCGTCGACGTTGTGCTAAATCAAAACGCTTACGCGGCCGCGGAACTTGGTGACAAAGGAATGCTCGCCGGATGCGAGTTCACGTTGCTGAGATCAGAATTTCTGTCTGCTTCCGCTTCCGAGCCGAAGTCCATTCGGCAGACTGCCAGAAGAATTTTGGTGACATTGGGAGGATGCGATGACGCCAACTGGACGATGCGAGTGCTCAAGGCGATGTCGTTCGGCGGTTCGCAGAAACTGATCGTTGATGTTGTCGTCGGAGCCGGCTATCGACACTTTCAGTCTCTGATGGATTTGAAAAAAGTGCTTCCCTTTACGATTCGCATTCATCGCAATGTTGACCGAATGGTCGATGTGATGCGTCGAGTCGATTTTGCGATCACGGCCGGAGGGTCGACGTGCTATGAGTTGGCACGCTGTGGCGTCCCTTCGCTGGCGATTCCTGTCGCCGACAATCAGATCCCAATCGTCGAAGCACTGGAAAAGTACGGAACGCTCACCGCCTTCGATCCGGATGGGGAGGATCAGGAGTGCTCAAGCCGACTGACCAGAATGATCCGCGACCTTTCGCTTGATGCAGTGACGCGAGACCGAATGTCACAGGCGGGAAGGACGCTCGTTGACGGGAAAGGCGCCTTTCGGATCGCTCGGCAGATGGCAAACTGGGGACTGAAGCTGCGCGAAGCCGAAATGAGTGACGCGGAAGTTTTACTTGCGTGGAGAAATGATCCCGAAGTCCGATCGGTCTCGTTCAATTCAGATCGCATGTCTCTGGAGACGTTTCGGATCTGGTTGCAGAAGAAAATGGAGAATCAACAGACTCGTCGATGGATCGCCGAGACCCGAAATGGTTTGCCGATTGGTCAAGTTTGCCTCGAATTCGAAAATCCGCAGCAGGCGGTGATTGAGTTGACGCTGGACCATACTCGCCGTGGCAAAGGGCTGGGGCGAACGATTATTGAAAGAGCCTGCAAGTTGGGTTTCGAAGAAAATCCACTGATGGATTCCGTGGTTGCACGGATTTGCCCGGGTAACGTCGCGTCGGAGCGAGCGTTCCGCAGTGTCGGGTTTGTGCAAACCCAACCGACGATGATCAACAAAAAGCTGGCGTTCCAGTTTGTCCTTTGGCGGGATGCGGCGAACCGGCAACGACGAGCAGTTGCCTAG
- a CDS encoding alpha/beta fold hydrolase, with translation MVNSISQSWRELYPFESHFHNVDGHRMHYVDEGPRDAPPVLMVHGNPTWSFYYRNLIAGLSDRFRTIAIDHIGCGLSDKPQDYDYCLQNHIDNVCNLVERLDLQNTTLVAHDWGGAIGLGALQKLRERFSKIVLFNTAAFPPPFIPFRIRVCRWPVFGKVGLQGMNLFAKAAVTMATERPDGLPQDVADGLLAPYDSWSNRIATYKFVKDIPLSRSHKTWEVLERIEAGLPELGCMPIRLIWGMKDWCFRPECLDRFESHWPDAVVTKFENGGHYIVEDEPEKIVSLVREFLDAAK, from the coding sequence TTGGTCAACTCTATTTCGCAATCCTGGCGTGAGCTCTATCCGTTCGAGTCCCATTTTCACAACGTTGATGGGCATCGAATGCACTATGTCGACGAAGGCCCGCGCGATGCGCCGCCGGTGTTGATGGTGCACGGAAATCCAACCTGGTCTTTTTACTATCGAAACTTGATCGCAGGACTCTCGGATCGCTTTCGAACGATCGCCATCGACCATATTGGTTGCGGCTTGAGCGACAAACCTCAAGACTACGACTACTGTCTGCAGAATCATATCGACAATGTCTGCAATCTGGTTGAAAGACTTGACCTGCAGAATACGACTCTGGTCGCGCACGACTGGGGTGGAGCGATAGGGCTCGGGGCGCTACAAAAACTTCGTGAACGATTCTCGAAGATTGTCCTGTTCAACACCGCGGCTTTCCCGCCACCTTTCATTCCGTTTCGAATTCGCGTTTGTCGCTGGCCGGTGTTCGGGAAAGTTGGTCTACAGGGAATGAATCTGTTCGCCAAAGCCGCAGTGACGATGGCAACCGAACGTCCAGACGGATTGCCCCAGGATGTAGCCGACGGCTTGTTGGCTCCGTACGATTCATGGTCGAATCGAATCGCGACTTACAAATTCGTCAAAGACATCCCGCTTTCGCGATCGCACAAAACGTGGGAAGTCCTCGAACGCATCGAAGCTGGATTGCCGGAACTTGGTTGTATGCCGATTCGCCTGATCTGGGGAATGAAGGACTGGTGCTTCCGCCCGGAATGTTTGGACCGATTCGAGTCGCATTGGCCTGATGCAGTCGTCACCAAATTTGAGAACGGCGGGCACTACATCGTCGAAGACGAACCGGAAAAGATCGTTTCGCTGGTCCGGGAATTTTTGGATGCCGCAAAATGA